From a region of the Arachis ipaensis cultivar K30076 chromosome B09, Araip1.1, whole genome shotgun sequence genome:
- the LOC110266453 gene encoding uncharacterized protein LOC110266453 isoform X1, which produces MSVNMVVNELDKTLHHQIRSHFLKEKVRLTKWYAPCSRKERSKVAFAKRADLRMANILHKMSSLVGGMLFVGDDLYIHTAWHLATVIGVSNCNMLLEQCFRSNAKEIDFIKDTPKTTTMALLVRNCFL; this is translated from the exons ATGTCAGTGAATATGGTTGTGAATGAACTAGACAAGACCTTGCACCACCAAATAAGAAGCCACTTTCTGAAG GAAAAAGTGAGGCTCACAAAGTGGTACGCCCCATGCTCTCGAAAGGAAAGATCCAAG GTTGCATTTGCAAAAAGGGCAGATTTGAGGATGGCTAATATCTTGCATAAGATGTCATCATTGGTGGGTGGAATGCTCTTCGTAGGTGACGATTTATACATTCATACTGCATGGCATCTTGCAACCGTAATTGGTGTCAGTAACTGCAACATGCTCCTTGA GCAGTGCTTTCGTAGCAATGCTAAGGAAATTGACTTCATTAAG GACACACCAAAGACAACGACTATGGCCTTGCTGGTGAGAAATTGTTTTTTATAG
- the LOC110266453 gene encoding uncharacterized protein LOC110266453 isoform X2 → MVVNELDKTLHHQIRSHFLKEKVRLTKWYAPCSRKERSKVAFAKRADLRMANILHKMSSLVGGMLFVGDDLYIHTAWHLATVIGVSNCNMLLEQCFRSNAKEIDFIKDTPKTTTMALLVRNCFL, encoded by the exons ATGGTTGTGAATGAACTAGACAAGACCTTGCACCACCAAATAAGAAGCCACTTTCTGAAG GAAAAAGTGAGGCTCACAAAGTGGTACGCCCCATGCTCTCGAAAGGAAAGATCCAAG GTTGCATTTGCAAAAAGGGCAGATTTGAGGATGGCTAATATCTTGCATAAGATGTCATCATTGGTGGGTGGAATGCTCTTCGTAGGTGACGATTTATACATTCATACTGCATGGCATCTTGCAACCGTAATTGGTGTCAGTAACTGCAACATGCTCCTTGA GCAGTGCTTTCGTAGCAATGCTAAGGAAATTGACTTCATTAAG GACACACCAAAGACAACGACTATGGCCTTGCTGGTGAGAAATTGTTTTTTATAG